The genome window AGCCATTCATAAAATGTGAACCACGCCCCGTTCTCGGCCGCGTAGCCCCGCCCCCCGCGTTCCAAGCCCCGCCCACGCCCGCTCCTTAAGACCCGCCTTTCGAACCAGCTGTTGTGATGTAGACCTTTCTTGGGGGAAGTCATGGAGGAAGACCTGGAGCCGTCGTGAGTCCGGGGCTGAATTCGGTTTTAGTGGATTAAATCCGGATTAAATCCGGATTGAGAGCGATTTTCTCCCCCTCCACCTGGATCTTTTCCAGAGCAGGGAGGGGAAGGAATTTGGGGAAGAGGAAACCGGGGGAGGTGGAGTTTGTAGAGAGTTAAGATTTGGACCCAGAAGTGGGTTAGGAGGGAAGGAtgattcctctcccccccatgCCTCTGCTTGGATGTGGATTCAGGGAATGGTTATTTTTCCAATCACTGAAGTATTGAGAGTTTTAACATAGGCCTATACAACTTACACCAATAAACTAGTTTGGGgcaaaaataagaatttaaaaagCTGATCCTGTTTAAACCATGGCTAACTCCGCTTCTGAAAGTGAAgtggtgtttggggggggggggggaccagatctaatgggaaaggaagggaaatactgaagtaaagggttttttttgtttttttttgaagcaatgccagaaagaggaacagaaTAGGCTGGAAGGAAGAGGAATATTGGAGGTTGTTAAAAGTAGATATTTAAACTAGAAACTAGTGACTTAAAGTAAATGACTTGCAGGATTAAGTCCCAGGGATTCATCACTTTACCCTGAAATCTGGGGCATGCTTTGTGGTGTTGTTTGATGGTCTTGTTTCTCCTTGGCGTGTGTGTGAAGTCTACAAGGCctttgagcatgtacagagtggcTTTTGTTCCCCACCCAGGCAAGGTGACAGAGGGACTAATTAACAAGTCTCGTTTGAGTTCTAAAGAACTCCGATTAAAATATTACAAGCTGCTGTTCAGCCCACCTGAGGTTGGTGCTTAATTTCTGATGGTATGAGGTTCTGCTAAGATGGCGGACAGGTGGAGCTTTTGGGTATGGCCGTGGTGggttgaggaagaaaaaaaatactctgtgTATGTTCAGAGGTCCTGGAACCTTGCTACGATGGTGCAGGGGCCTAAGTTGAAGCTTCGGATCAGATGGTTGTGGAgctggttttttaaaaggagtgggAGTAAAACAAAACCATCTGAAATCCCATTGTTGAATAAGTACCGTCTGCATCTATGTCTCTCAGTTGTTCTGTGTTATAAGAAGAGAGCGACCTGTGCAGGATCCGGTCCCTCCTTTCCTGCATTCAGGGCTAGAAAGGGTCTCTTCGGTGGCCCTACGGTCAAGGCAACAGGTGTGGGGCAGAAGAAGCAGGAGTGATTCAGCAAAGATGACAAGAGTGACTCAGCACTCCCGGCTTTCTCACCAACTGATAACAGAGCAGCCTTGTTCTTCCCGAGGGCCGTTCGTCACAAGGAGTTCGCGTCCTAGCACGAAAGTCTTTGAATTGTAACTTTTGTCTTGCGTCCAGGCCAGGGAAATGGTTGACAACTTGCTACACAACCACAGACAGTGTGGGCTGGGAGGGATTCTAAGAGCTGCCGGAtagctagttcagtggtttagagccagaggttgagagtagATGTGAGATATTTGTATTCTCGGGGGACACGAATACGAATATTCCACGTCtagttgggagtttcattccccactgtgcctccttggctggggctggacttgatccatagggtcccttccaactctgcagtagTAATATGATGAGTCTTGTCGAGTTCCTCGGTTTTATTTTGGAAACAAGGCAGCCTTGCTTCTCACTTTGTAGCACTCTTGGGAGGGGGACCACCATGCGCGTCGATAAGAAAAGCAGTGAAGAGTcttgtgacattttaaaggtaGTTTTATCACGGTacctgttgttctgtgctgttgaGTCTGACGTCTGGTGACCTAATGAATGGATGGCTTCCTGAATGGCCTGTCTTCAACAGAGCCTGCTTAACCTCtgtaaactcaaagctgtggtttcccttatggaatcagtccatctcatattggacTCTCCTCTTTTCCCGCTCCCTACAATAAGgccagcattattgtcatttcTAGTGGCTCTTGTCTTatgatgtgctcaaagcaggactgtgtcagtttcatcattttttgcctccagggaaaGTTCAGACACATTTTGTTCTACAACCCACTTGCTCACCTTTCTGTCACTCCAGAGTAGCTGCAAACCTCTATTCTAGCAGCATTTTTCAAACCAACCATGAAAGCTGATGCCACAATAAAACTTTTTCCATATGTTTTTAAGGTGCTATAAGATGATCTACTGGTTCCCTTGTTTCATTCCAAGTGTAACTCCCCTGGGATCAGTGCATACCTTTGGGAGATGGAGGGTGTCCGTTTTATTCTTGTGGGTTAGGTGAGGTGTTCAGAATACGACAGGCCCAAGGACACACTAAAGGTTTCTTGGCCAAGCggaatttgaactcagatttCTTAGTCTAATCCAGTagttcccaaatttgggtccccagatgttcttggactacaactcccaagagccttcaccactacctatgctggctaggatttctgggagttgtagtccaggaacacctggggacccaagattgggaactgaTGGTCTATAGTGGTCccctaccttgggcctccagatgttcttagacttcaactcccagaaatcatggccagcagaggtggtggtgaaggcttcagggagttgtagtccatgaacacctgggggtccaaggttgaggaccacctAAACATTACACTACACCAGTTCTGAATGCACATTTCCTCAAGATTTCACTTAAAAACCGTTGAGAAGGAGATAGTGACCAAGGGAAATAGATAGGGATCGAGAAGATTTATTGCCTTCTGCGTTTGTCAGATCATTTCATTAATTGGATCATTCAATGGACTTTAATTTCTCTATAATAATATCATTTACTATTTGCATTCCAGAGGTTTCAAAGTCCGACTTTCATGATCACAGTAATTCACAGGTGCCGAGGGTGTGGCCGTCCAGGCGATATTTATCGTTATCACAGCTCGCTTTAACCCATAGCCAGCATAAGTGTCTAATCACagctcatgggagttgtagtccagaagcaATTTTGAGATCTACAGATTCCCCTCCCGGCAGTCTTCTTTACTAGCAGTCTTGCAAGCTCGACCAGGGTTGTATCATAGTTTGGAGTGCCAGACAGAGGCtgaggagatctgggttcaaattccactCCACTGTGAAATGAACACGTAAAATCTGTGTACTACAGTAACCCATGctgctttgatttgtttttgaaaCATAGGATCGCTTGAGTTTAGCTGCAAAAGGGGAAGGGATTTTTACGAGGAAATTTAACAAACAACCCTGTTTGGTCCACATTCTTAGAAATGTTTGATAGTCAGGTGACATGTGGGAGGGGACATGAAAGCTTTTACCTATAAATAGGGACACACCTAGAAAAGACCATATTGcagggaaaggttgaaggcagattgaaggaaaagaggaagaccaaatacgagatgggttgattccctaaaggaagccataggcgtaggtttgcaagaactgagcacaGCTGatgaggactggacattttggagattcctTATTcctaggattgccataaattggtaGTGACTTGACAGTACCTAGGTTTGCGTTTTCAATTCTAAGAATCTCCATCCTATATTGCCAAAGCTGAAGGATTGGTCCAAACTTCACCTTCAAAGTTCCAGGGCTTCCCCTTCTGTTCCTCTGTCCTGTCTTTTGTTTCTTGGGCATTTAATCCGATTTATGTTTGTACACcaggaatgtggtggcgctgcgggttaaaccgcaaaagcctctgggctgcaaggtcagaagaccagccgtcgtaagatcaaatccacacggcggagtgaacccctgtcgcttgtcccagctcctgccaatctagcagttcgaaagcatgtaaaaatgcgagtcgataaatagggaccaccacggtgggaaggtcacggcattctgtgtctagtcgcgctggccacgtgaccacggaaactgtctatggacaaacgccgactctacggcttggagacagggatgggCACCGcgccctacagtcggacacgactggactaaatgtcaaggggaacctttacctgtgtTTGTACTTGCGGCTGAGTTGTACCTTGGAGAGTCAGTCTGAGTCATTTGTGTAAACCCAGAGCTGCTGCAGAGGATGGGAATAATGTTAGGGAGGTGTGGATGATGGTTGGTGTTATTTGTATTCAGAATAGAAGAGAAGGAGAGGCTCTAATTATTATGGACATCTTCCGTGGTCCCAAAAGTCAGACATCCTAGAACAGCAGTTTCCAATGTTGGAtgacccaagtgttcttgggcttcaacacccagaaaccccTGGTGCTGAAGGcatttgggaattgtagtccaagaacccctggtttacccaaagttgggaaccactgtcctaaaggtTGCTATAGATTGCTGCTTCTATGTGTGACTTTACAAATATCTACTGTTTCCTTGTTCAGCTTTCCCATTGATCCTTCCTTTCCCCATGGGTTTACTCTCATGTCCACCCTCTCCCATCCCTTCCACAGGTCCCCTGGCTGGCTAGGTGGCTGGCTCCCTGCCTGGCGTCCCACCTCCATGTCCCACCTCAAGAATGTGGAAGCTCGGATCCTGCAGTGTAAGTGCCTGGCTACTTGAGAGGAGGGGTTCTCGGACTTCTGCTTCATGCATTGCACTGAGAAGTTTGCCAAAATTTCTGGGTCccaacaggaacaaaaaaaatctgtgtagtATGGGCTCCTTTGCAGAAAGGTGGAGGGAGTTTTCAAAAATTCACTAGTTTTGTCAAGAAATTCCAATAAGTCAAAATAAGCCATTGGTAGTAGACAGCTGTACCAATGCCATTGAGCATTTCGATGATAACGGAGACTGTaagacaaaattataaaaatgcagtagtgttttggggaattttattgattcattcattcattccctgtcCTTAAAAAGGAACAGCCTGGCTTCTCATGGGAGAGAGTTCCTGTATTTATAGATAGAAAATTCCAGGGTTTGGTCCTACTAAACTTacttgtgaaggtgatgggaccaaagGAAAAGCCTCATCTCATGATCTTAAGACCCAGGCAGGCTCATGCAGGAAGATCTGTTTTGAGATAGCTTGTTTAGAGCTTtgaaaccagtacagtggtgccccgcatagcaagcaccctgtttaacgacgaatctgcatagcgatgcgttttttgcgatcacaaaagcgatcgcataacggtGTTCTCAATGtctaaaaatcgcattgcgatgattggtaagcgtttcgcttaccgatcttcccattgcgatgttttaaaaacagctgatcgttggttcCAAAATAGTcgccagaaaaaaaatggccgcccgcagcgtttctGCGCagtttcctcgcataccgggtggcgaaaatggcagccgtatggaggatttccgcatagcggcgAGTTTTccctccataggaacgcattaaaggtgtttgaatgcgttcctatggggtttttagtcccgcatagcgacaaatccggatagtgacgatttttttagaacggattattgtcgctatgtggggcaccactgtactttgaattgtgctcagaaagaAAAGTGTCTCCTAAAAGACACACTAACTAGCATCCCAAGCAAATTGTGATAACAGATTGCTCTggttctaaacacacacacacacacagagagactacatacagacatatatatacactgctctgtttggaaccaTAGCAATTTGTTACCACAGTTTGCTTGGGATGCTAGttagtgtgtgtatatataaatagTGATGTTTTCATAATAGGATGCCGTTGTTTATACAGTATTACCATACATATTGAGATGGGGGGAGGAAATAGAAGTGTCTACATTGTTACGTGTTATATGAAAACAAGTTGCTTCCAAGAATCCTGCCGAATTATTGGACTGGGCGTTAACTTTTTGATAAAAGTCTCTTCCCAGTTCTCCACCTCTGGTTTAGGTAGGTCCTCCACCACGTTGCTTTTGAAAGCTTTCAGTATGTAGACCCTGGAGGCCTGATGCCTTGATGGGCTTTGTAGTATGTTTGGTTGGTGATGACTCAactttggtctctctctctctcccctctttctgtccctttttccttttatcCATTCAGGCCTCCAGAACCGATTTGTGGCCCGTTACGTCTCCCTCCCGAATCAGGCCAAGATCTGGACGGTGTCCCTCTCGCCAGAACGGCGCAAGGGCCACACGCCGTTGGTCATGGTGCATGGCTTCGGCGGAGGCGTCGGGCTCTGGATCCTCAACCTTGACCCGCTGAGCAAATATCGCCCTCTCTATGCCTTTGACCTCCTCGGCTTCGGCCGCAGCTCCCGGCCCCCATTTCCTCGCGACGCTCAAGGGGCTGAAGAAGAATTTGTGAACTCCATCGAGGCCTGGCGTCAAGAAATGGGCATTCCCAGCATGATCCTGCTGGGTCACAGCCTTGGAGGCTTCCTGGCAGCGTCCTACAGCTTGCAGTACCCAGACAGGTGAGTCCGTGTTGGAGTTAACGAGTAGGAGAACATGCTTTCCGTAAAGGGAAGTCCCAGGGTCACCAGGTAGGACCCGGAAAAACACCTTAGAACTGTGTTTTCTAGCTGGAACTTAGAGAGACTGCAGAGaacttagaacttcagagctggaagggatcctatacaTCATTgagaccagcccctgtcaagaaggcacaagaggggaatcgaactcccaacctccggctccataaccagatacctaaaccactgagcagatAAAAAGAGATGCATGTAGTTAAAGAATAATAAATTCAGGCGAACCAACAAGAAAGCTATTAAagtaaatgcattaaaaccattaaaatcgaCAAAGGAGATAAAGTGTATAGCAGGACCAATCTGaaattatatgtttttaactCCTTTCGTAATCATTTGGATGAGAAACAAATCTCAACAGGAGGACCAGCAAAGTCATGCCCATAAAAACCTCCCCACACATAGAAAACtagtccatggggggggggagattatctcTAGTTTTCCTGCATGTATTGTGCCGATTTGGTCTACCACCGTCTCTTCTCTTACACATCTTCTGTCTCCTAGGGTGAAACATCTGATCCTTGTGGATCCCTGGGGCTTTCCCACACGGCCGACCGACCCAGCTCAAACCCCTAACCCTCCAACTTGGGTGAAGGCTGTGGCGACGGTGCTGGGGCGATCAAATCCGCTGGCGGTGCTCCGTGCGGCCGGACCCTGGGGTGAGTGAGCGGTAAATTGTACGGAGATCCCGGAGGTTGAATGGAACGAGAAGATAGAAGTTGTTGGAAGAGTTTTTCTGATTATCAGTATTTTTAAGAATATTGTTCcaatattatttttaagaatattGTTCCAATATTATTAAGAGTGGCTTGCATGTCTCAGTCTGTTTTTCTAAGTGAAGTGACATTTGCATGGCAATCTAAGGATTTAGGAGGTTTTATATGTGTTTCTTGTTCAGAGTGCGTTctagccaattctgacttatggtgactgttttcagagttttccaggtagagagtaatcagaaGGGGGGGCTtgacttcctttcttctggggctgtcctgggactgtgcagtttgcccaaggtcacagaGGCTGGCCTTACTCACAGGACGGTCagtgagggaatcgaactccctacctctggctcctcagccggatacctaaaccactgagct of Pogona vitticeps strain Pit_001003342236 chromosome 6, PviZW2.1, whole genome shotgun sequence contains these proteins:
- the ABHD4 gene encoding (Lyso)-N-acylphosphatidylethanolamine lipase isoform X2; translation: MEEDLEPSSPGWLGGWLPAWRPTSMSHLKNVEARILQCLQNRFVARYVSLPNQAKIWTVSLSPERRKGHTPLVMVHGFGGGVGLWILNLDPLSKYRPLYAFDLLGFGRSSRPPFPRDAQGAEEEFVNSIEAWRQEMGIPSMILLGHSLGGFLAASYSLQYPDRVKHLILVDPWGFPTRPTDPAQTPNPPTWVKAVATVLGRSNPLAVLRAAGPWGPGLVQRFRPDFKKKFADFFDDDTISEYIYHCNAQTPSGEAGFKAMTEAFGWARRPMLERIHLIRRDLPITLIYGANSWIDTSTGEKVKHLRPGSYVCALAIPGASHHVYADQPHAFNTAVEQICDAID
- the ABHD4 gene encoding (Lyso)-N-acylphosphatidylethanolamine lipase isoform X1, which produces MRIPSGVEQACLIKIINIVGGMRMRVQISLSAYRSPGWLGGWLPAWRPTSMSHLKNVEARILQCLQNRFVARYVSLPNQAKIWTVSLSPERRKGHTPLVMVHGFGGGVGLWILNLDPLSKYRPLYAFDLLGFGRSSRPPFPRDAQGAEEEFVNSIEAWRQEMGIPSMILLGHSLGGFLAASYSLQYPDRVKHLILVDPWGFPTRPTDPAQTPNPPTWVKAVATVLGRSNPLAVLRAAGPWGPGLVQRFRPDFKKKFADFFDDDTISEYIYHCNAQTPSGEAGFKAMTEAFGWARRPMLERIHLIRRDLPITLIYGANSWIDTSTGEKVKHLRPGSYVCALAIPGASHHVYADQPHAFNTAVEQICDAID